One stretch of Sardina pilchardus chromosome 17, fSarPil1.1, whole genome shotgun sequence DNA includes these proteins:
- the LOC134062424 gene encoding protein SPMIP1-like yields MDSQRQDFWKEAVLKENLLRINWFRQNWIKHPKPPSKERKVKLPNVAEPSGEKSLQSQITEVKVSNPKPLDPGSDTNIMRPVSSETRTELYKGFTKEETGRYRYLSLRKRKNPEDKYNYPVTSNWQYGWGLGDRNKAHVPIYAKNAIVRESFYRKNGIFPRSSSSDVVA; encoded by the exons ATGGACTCGCAGAGACAAGACTTTTGGAAAGAAGCTGTTTTAAAAGAAAATCTGCTTAGAATAAATTGGTTTCGTCAGAACTGGATAAAACACCCTAAACCACCATCGAAGGAACGCAAGGTGAAATTGCCCAATGTTGCTGAGCCTTCGGGAGAAAAGTCTTTGCAAAGTCAAATAACAGAGGTGAAAGTGTCCAACCCGAAACCTCTTGATCCGGGCTCAGATACAAATATAATGAGGCCTGTTTCTAGCGAGACCAGGACTGAATTATATAAAGGTTTCACGAAAGAAGAGACGGGTCGGTACAGGTATCTCTCACTAAGGAAACGGAAGAATCCAGAGGACAAATATAATTACCCTGTCACCAGCAATTGGCAGTACGGTTGGGGCCTAG GAGACAGGAACAAGGCCCATGTTCCGATATATGCCAAAAATGCCATCGTAAGGGAGAGTTTTTACCGAAAAAATGGAATATTTCCACGGAGCTCATCCTCGGACGTTGTGGCGTGA
- the zgc:193726 gene encoding uncharacterized protein zgc:193726 has translation MLSGTMSPAWSFSALLLGCVFGFPISFNSTQSDTRSANQSYEMNTNGTNSTPYAIFDIDLSFNRSLVDLPRMESIISVFDQPRGPGCMLPTCALSNLGNSLTTGDEIAGSLTSDPHGIGKK, from the exons ATGCTCAGTGGCACTATGAGTCCAGCCTGGTCATTCAGTGCATTGCTTCTCGGTTGTGTTTTTGGATTTCCCATCAGCTTCAACAGTACACAGAGTGATACAAG AAGTGCAAATCAATcatatgaaatgaacacaaatgGAACCAACTCAACACCTTATGCAAT ATTTGATATAGACCTATCTTTTAACCGGAGTCTTGTGGATCTGCCACGAAT ggaATCAATCATCAG TGTGTTTGATCAACCACGTGG TCCTGGATGCATGCTACCCACATGTGCATTAAGTAATCTGGGGAATTCTCTGACCACAGGAGATGAAATAGCTGGAAGCTTAACTTCAGATCCCCATGGaattggaaaaaaatga
- the atp6v1f gene encoding V-type proton ATPase subunit F yields the protein MAGRGKLIAVIGDEDTCTGFLLGGIGELNKNRKPNFLVVEKDTSITEIEETFKSFLARNDIGIILINQFVAEMIRHAIDAHMESIPAVLEIPSKEHPYDASKDSILRRAKGMFSAEDFR from the exons ATGGCTGGTCGAGGAAAATTAATCGCTGTTATTGGCGACGAAGATACATGTACTGGGTTTCTACTCGGTGGCATTGGTGAACTTAACAAAAATCGAAAGCCTAATTTCTTGGTTGTCGAGAAGGACACCAGTATCACTGAGATTGAGGAGACGTTCaa GAGTTTCCTTGCTCGGAATGACATTGGAATCATCCTCATCAACCAGTTTGTTGCCGAGATGATTCGTCACGCCATAGATGCCCACATGGAATCCATCCCAGCTGTCCTGGAAATACCCTCTAAAGAGCATCCTTATGATGCTTCCAAGGATTCCATCCTGCGTAGAGCCAAGGGAATGTTCTCTGCTGAGGACTTCCGATAA
- the lamtor4 gene encoding ragulator complex protein LAMTOR4: MTTALTQGLERIPDQIGYLVISEDGVLASSGELENDEHTAGVIMQMVRTACRFRLQGTSEPAFKRMSVMFEDYVYAVTVSGQKVFVVKRQNNQREPVTV; the protein is encoded by the exons ATG ACAACTGCATTGACGCAAGGCCTTGAAAGAATACCGGATCAAATAGGATATCTTGTCATCAGCGAGGATGGAGTATTAGCT TCCTCGGGTGAACTAGAGAATGATGAACATACAGCAGGAGTTATCATGCAAATGGTGCGAACTGCCTGCCGTTTTCGACTCCAAGGAACATCTGAGCCTGCATTCAAACGCATGTCAG TGATGTTTGAGGACTACGTCTATGCAGTAACAGTCTCCGGACAGAAAGTGTTTGTGGTAAAACGACAGAACAACCAGAGAGAACCGGTGACTGTGTAG
- the rint1 gene encoding RAD50-interacting protein 1: MAAPTAEQENCVEREMNSLSVSENTSASDDDEVTDYLMQFVEKEIGCDLKALSKVSGMLEKLKAENKGLEEQVMTASSSVPLRVSAALETAEKSQSDLENLLQKERILSNTLQQHLQGAQSWADSLGQTLGQLDTIEKHLKYLQCLARIEELSDSIQQCLMTSSTWEAVGAIGTMAKLDLSLQESGCSHLQAFLRETLRFWHKILKDRLAGDFEEVLTQLQWPFISPPTPSLSPAPNAQELNSQLELLVSQLLALQTSDDLITEEPSSRLGLPQSIPISLPIKIMLVPLSKRFRYHFTGNRQTNSLNKPEWYLTQVLMWMGNNSNFMEEKIQPILDHSQANINAKVELCRGLLALAQEKLALDASRLLYDDALFCHLVDEVLQFEKELRTTHGYPSTLPGALHILLEEAVFQKWLSVERKMALEKVDAMLSAEGAWSSQYRDITDMDELKAPDCAETFMTLLLVITDRYRSLPSPRAQLSFLALQRELVDDFRIRLTQVMKEESRNPLGTRYCAILNASNYISAVLIDWGDNVFFLQLQQAAVALGEEVLGPMGATETGRLASLEGSLFEELLGLLERLRGDMMGRLLDAVMRDVRDKTQSYIRDRWLSLPSQCDQATMSLSSSACPMMLCLRDHLLQLQQLLSLPLFQMFWQGLAEKLDLFLYQDLILYNHFNEGGAAQLQFDMTRNLFPLFGHYCKRPENFFKHVKEACIILTLNVGPALLLRDLLRETEEELFAPEGQQPSPESALNEQGVYRLTPYDVSILLGLRASWPAQ, from the exons ATGGCGGCGCCCACAGCGGAGCAAGAAAAttgcgtagagagagagatgaacagtcTCTCAGTGTCTGAAAACACATCTGCATCAGATGACGATGAAGTTACTGACTATCTAATGCAGTTTGTAGAAAAAGAAATTGGTTGCGACCTAAAGGCATTAAGCAAAGTTAGTGGTATGCTTGAGAAACTGAAGGCTGAAAACAAGGGTCTGGAAGAACAG GTAATGACAGCATCGAGCTCGGTGCCACTGCGAGTGTCCGCTGCCCTTGAAACGGCAGAAAAATCTCAGTCAGACCTGGAAAACTTACTTCAGAAAGAGAGGATTCTCTCCAACACATTGCAACAACATCTTCAGGGCGCACAGAGTTGGGCAGACAGCCTTGGACAAACACTTGGCCAGTTGGACACCATAGAGAAGCACCTGAAATATTTACAGTGTTTAGCCCGCATCGAAGAGCTCAG TGACAGTATTCAGCAATGTTTAATGACCAGTAGCACATGGGAAGCTGTTGGAGCCATCGGCACTATGGCTAAGTTGGACCTGAGCCTGCAGGAGTCCGGCTGTAGCCATCTGCAAGCTTTCCTCAGAGAAACACTACGCTTTTGGCACAAGATTCTAAAAGATAGACTTGCAGG gGACTTTGAAGAGGTTCTCACACAGTTGCAGTGGCCTTTTATCTCTCCTccaactccctccctctctccagctcctAATGCCCAGGAGCTCAATAGCCAGCTAGAACTGCTGGTATCTCAGCTCCTGGCCCTGCAAACCTC TGATGATTTAATAACAGAGGAGCCATCATCTCGGTTGGGCCTTCCCCAGTCTATACCCATCTCTTTGCCCATCAAGATTATGCTGGTTCCTCTCAGCAAACGATTCAGGTACCACTTCACTGGGAATCGGCAAACCAACTCCCTAAACAAG CCAGAGTGGTACCTAACCCAGGTCCTCATGTGGATGGGAAACAACTCTAACTTTATGGAGGAGAAGATCCAGCCTATACTGGATCACTCACAAGCCAACATCAATGCTAAG GTGGAATTGTGCCGAGGCCTCCTGGCTCTTGCTCAGGAGAAGCTAGCGTTGGACGCTTCCCGGCTTCTGTATGATGATGCTCtgttctgccacctggtggatGAGGTGCTTCAGTTTGAAAAGGAGCTGCGCACCACACATGGCTACCCCAGCACCTTGCCTGGTGCCCTGCACATCCTGCTGGAGGAAGCGGTCTTCCAGAAGTGGCTCAGTgtggagagaaaaa TGGCACTTGAGAAAGTGGATGCCATGCTGTCAGCAGAAGGAGCTTGGAGTTCCCAATACAGAGACATCACAGACATGGATGAGCTGAAAGCTCCAGACTGTGCAGAGACCTTTATGACGCTCCTGTTGGTCATTACAG acCGCTACCGCTCCCTGCCCTCCCCACGGGCGCAGCTCAGCTTCCTGGCGCTGCAGAGGGAGCTGGTGGATGACTTCCGTATCCGACTGACACAAGTCATGAAAGAAGAGTCTCGGAACCCACTGGGCACTCGCTACTGTGCCATCCTCAATGCTTCCAACTACATTTCTGCAGTGCTCATTGACTGGGGTGACAATGTA TTCTTCttgcagctgcagcaggctgcagtggcCCTCGGtgaggaggtgctggggccCATGGGGGCCACAGAGACGGGGCGCCTGGCGTCTCTGGAGGGCTCCCTGTTTGAAGAGCTGCTAGGCTTGCTGGAGCGACTCCGTGGGGATATGATGGGTCGGCTGCTGGATGCGGTCATGAGAGATGTGCGGGACAAAACGCAAAGCTACATACGCGACAG ATGGCTTTCCTTGCCCTCCCAGTGTGACCAGGCAACCATGTCTTTGTCCAGTTCTGCGtgtcccatgatgctttgcTTGCGGGACCATCTGCTGCAGCTACAGCAGCTTCTTAGTCTGCCTCTGTTCCAGATGTTCTGGCAAGGTTTGGCTGAGAAGCTGGATCTCTTCCTTTACCAAGAC CTTATATTGTACAACCATTTCAATGAGGGTGgggctgcacagctacagtttGACATGACCAGGAACCTCTTTCCTCTGTTTGGACACTATTGCAAGAGACCAGAAAACTTCTTCAAACA tgtgaaGGAGGCCTGCATTATCTTGACGCTGAATGTGGGCCCGGCCCTGCTGCTGCGGGACCTCCTCAGAGAGACGGAAGAGGAACTGTTTGCTCCAGAGGGTCAGCAGCCCAGCCCTGAGTCTGCCCTCAACGAGCAGGGTGTGTATCGGCTGACTCCGTATGACGTGTCCATCCTGCTGGGGCTCAGGGCATCGTGGCCTGCGCAGTAA